A genomic window from Deltaproteobacteria bacterium includes:
- a CDS encoding cation transporter, translating to MASAVRLVRESVEILLEGAPRHLDLEAIAREVRELAGVARVHDLHIWTVGSRFPAMSAHVDLYPGADPEAVRRAVHQLLHQRYAIAHTTIQTESAPPLLQVETPPL from the coding sequence GTGGCGAGTGCAGTCCGGCTCGTGCGCGAGTCGGTCGAGATCCTGCTCGAGGGCGCGCCGCGCCACCTCGACCTCGAGGCGATCGCGCGCGAGGTCCGGGAGCTCGCGGGCGTCGCGCGCGTCCACGACCTGCACATCTGGACGGTCGGCTCGCGCTTCCCGGCGATGAGCGCCCACGTCGACCTGTATCCCGGGGCGGACCCCGAGGCGGTCCGGCGCGCGGTCCATCAGCTTCTGCACCAGCGCTACGCGATCGCCCACACGACGATCCAGACGGAGTCCGCCCCGCCGCTGCTGCAGGTCGAGACTCCCCCGCTATAA